The Pantoea sp. Aalb genomic interval TATTAAAGTTAAATTTTTAGGTTAGTTATTTAAATTAATTTAAATAAGTTTTTATTTAATTTTGGAATTGATATAGTATCATACTCTTAAAATAAAAATTTATCAATTAAATTTAACATTTTTCATTTTCATTAAGATAAAACTTAAATTCTAGATATTAGATCTATTAATATTATTAATAATTGTATTTGTTATAGATTAAATGAATTTATTAATTTATAAATTTAAGTTAAAAACTCATGTTGTTATGAATAACATATGTTTTACATGTGCTACTAATTATTAAACTTAATATGACAAAGATCACAAATTTTATTACTTTTTCAATTTTATTATTATTTAATTAATAAATAAACTTGAAAATCATTAATTTTAATTTATATTAATATAATATATTTAATATAACTATATTTATAAGAAAGATACTTTAGCTTAAGGCTCTTTAGGAGCCATTTCCCTAGACCGAGTACAAATAATTGTATTCGGTCTTTTTTTAGATAATAGTTTATATTATTTTGTAATAATATTGATTATCTAAAATAGATAAAATCTAAAAATATTAATATAAATAAAAGAATACATTTAAAGATTTTTTATAAACATTATTGCCTTATATTCTAATTAATATTTCATGAATATAATCAACTTATTTTATTCTGTATGTTTTAAAAATATTGCTATTTATAATTATATATAATATAACAATTAGTATTGTACTATTATTTAATTCTAATATAAAGGAAAATGAAATAAATGTTTTATTTGAATATTTATATGGTTCTTATTTGAATAAATATTTATTATTTATAATAGTTATTTAAAATAAATACATTATACACATATTATTAACTAATGCTTCAGTCTATGTATATATTTAATATATGATCAATTTTATAAATAAAGATTATAATTCTTATTATATAAAAATATAAATTTATCAAGTAGTTCTACGTTTAAATATTTAGTAAGTTAAATTTTTTAAATTAAATTATTTTTATTTTTTTAGTTAAACTAATGATTAGTTAGTTAACTATTTATCTATACTAATTAATAGTATTTTATTGTTAACTTAATAAATATTTTTATTTTTTATTTTAAAGAAATAAAAATATTTATTTCTTTAAAATATATACATTATTAAATAACTAATAATATATTTTCTTTCTCTATATCTATATTTTGTATTTAATTACATAATCCAAATAGTTAATATTTATATATTTTTTAAGCTTTTTATATATTAAAATGATTAGTTTCACCGTGATAATCATTAATGAAATAAGAGTAATTATTAATGATAAATTTGTTTGTGTTTTTAATTAAGTGATATTGAACTGTTAAAAAAAATAAGTTTATATTTTTATATAAAAAATACATTAAAATTTAACATATTACATAATATAATCAAAAAATAGTTCTAATTAGGAAATTTTAATGGAAAGTATATCTAAATTTAATAATAGTAAAGAAATTATAGCTTTTTTAGCAGAACGTTTCCCAGCTTGTTTTAAAGCTAAAGGTGAAGCAATACCACTTAAAATAGGTATATTTCAGGATATAATTAAACGTATTCAAGATGAAAAACAATTAAGCAAAACGCAATTACGATTAGCTTTACGTCTTTATACTTCTAGCTGGCGTTATCTTTATAGTATTAAATCTGGAGTTAGTCGTATAGATCTTGATGGTAATGTTTGTGGTATATTGGAAGAGAAACATATTAAATATGCTTGCAAACAATTAGAAGAGGCTAAAATACGGTTTCAAGCACAACGTCAGGAATTACAAAAATCTAAAAAAACTAAAAAATATTTTTTTGAAATGCATCCATGTAATTCTATAGAACATAAATCTGGAGAACATAAAATAGAAAAAAAAATAAATAAAGAAAATATGTCTTCTTGTAATTTAAATTTAAATAAACTATCTAGTATAGTACGTACTTTAGATTCTGAATCAATTCTTAATAATACAACTTTACAACCTGGTCAAAATATAAAAGTAAAAGCTGGTAAAAAATCTATAAATGCAACTGTCCTTGAAATTACTAAAGATGGTATTAGAGTACAATTATCTTCTGGCATAGCTGTTATTATGCGCGCAGAACATTTGAAATTTTGAAATGGAGCCTGCAGTTTACATGAAGAAGAAAATATTAATATTAAGTACAATTACAGCAGGATTGTTATTAACAGCCTCATTTTCTATATTTAGTACAAATGAAATTATTCATTATAATCAAATTCCTCAGCTAAATATAAGACCGGAATATCCTACTGTTACTAAAAGGATAGCTTCATATTTTTTTTATTCTCACTATCGTAAGTTTAAAATCGATAATAAATTTTCAAAAGAAATTTTTTATAGATACCTTAATGCAATAGATTACAATCATAATCTATTGCTTACATCAGAAATAGCAAAATTTAATAGTATTAACATTACAGAAAAATTAATAAAAGGTAAATTAGATATATTTTATAACCTTTATAATTTAGTACAAAAGCGCCGTTTTGAATTTTATCGATATGCTTTAAGTGTATTAAATTGTCCGATGATATTTAATAATAATGACTTTATCGAAATTAACCGTAAAACATCTCCTTGGCCCAAGAACAAAAAAGAAATTCAAGCTTTATGGGATGATGAAATTAAATATAATGAATTCATCTTAAAAATAACTGGCAAGAAGGATGAAGAAATTCAAAAAAAATTATTTAAAAAGTATAAATTTGCCATACATCATCTAATACAAGGTAATAGTGAAGACGTATTCCAACTAGCAATGACTGCATTTGCTCATTCAATCGACCCTCATACTAACTATTTATCGCCAGATAATACTAATCAATTTAACTCGCACATAAATTTATCCTTAGATGGAATTGGCTTGTTATTACATATAGATGACAATGATCATATACTTATTGAATCTATTGTACCAAATGGACCAGCAGCAAAAAGTAAACAATTTCATATAGGAGATCGTATTGTTGGTATTGGAAAAACAAGTAATTCGATAGAATCTATTATTGGATGGCGTCTAGATAATGTAATATCTAAAATAAGAGGACCATATGGGAGTAAAATATCTATTAAAATCTTACCAGTAAATAAAGAAATGAAAATTAGTATTATTACTTTAATACGTCAAAAAATTTATCTTCAAGATAATGCTGTAAAAAGTAATATATATTATATTGGTAAAAAAAAAATTGCCCTACTAAGAATTAGTAGTTTCTACTATGGATTAACTAATGATGTAAAATTACAGTTACAAAAACTGCAAAGACAAAATATTATTAATATAGTAATTGATTTACGTGCCAATGGCGGTGGACTACTAAAGGAAGCCATTTCTTTATCTGGTTTATTTATTCCTAACAGACCAATAGTATTAATTCGTAATAAAAATGGCTTAGTACATGAAGAAAATTCTAATAATAGCATTACATATTATAAAGGTCCCATGATAATATTAGTTGATCATTTTAGTGCATCTGCTTCTGAAATTTTTGCTGCTGCTATGCAAGATTATGGACGCGCTCTGATTGTTGGTGAACGTACCTTTGGTAAAGGTACAGTACAAAAATATCAATTATTAAATCGTTTTTACGATCGCATATTTCATTATAAATGGCCAACATTAGGTTCAGTACAATATACCACTCAGAAATTTTACCGTATTAATGGCAGCAGTACTCAATGTAAAGGTGTTAGACCAGATATATTGATGCTTGATGATTTAGATGTTATAGAAAATATTGAAAAATATAAAGAAAATTCATTACCGTGGGATCGTATTAGCGCTATTAAATATACTAAAATTGGGAATATTAGTCCATTAATTCCAAAGCTTACTAAGTTACATATTGCTCGTATTAAGAAAGATCCAAATTATCAGTATCTTATTAGATACATGAAGCATATTGTTGATAATATTAAAAATAAACCTCATATTATTTTTTTAAATCTTGAGAAATATAAAAAAAATTCTCTTAACAATGATATCAAATATTTAAAAAGTATTAATAAGTATTATTGTATTGAATGGAAAACCTCATTAAAGAATTTGAGTCTAGTGCTTAAAGATCATAAAAAACGTGATTTTTACATAAATGAAACATTAAAAATTGCTAATGATATGTCTAAACTAGAAACCAAACAAAATAAAATAAATTTAATTTTTTAAAAAATTAAAATATTTAAAATTCATGTACTTATATACTAGGTTATATATATAAATTATTATATGTGTTTCAAACTTATATAGTTTAAAATATATGATATTTATTTTTCTTTTATTAATTTCTAATCTGCAGTAATATTCTTTTTATAATGATATTGATATAATAGATATTCATTCAATTAGTATTAAAATTTAATTATTTTAAAGCCTTTTAGGATTTAGTTTATATTAATTAATTATTAAGTGAACTAGAATGTCAGTAATATATAATTTTAAGCGATAATATTGATAGATTAATATTGCAATGTTACATATGTCAATTTATCATACATCAAATATTAATAACGTTGCTAATAACTTTTTTTGCAACACATCTTTAGTTGTAATATTCAGTTTTTTTGCAAAGAAAATATTAATAAATTTAGAAGCAACGATAACACATGAAATTTCTATGTTAATATAATAAATTAGTCATTATGTTTAATATTTTTTAGTTCTAAGTTACTTTCTTGTATAATTAGAACTATATTCTTTAAAGAAGGTATGCTAAAAAATAAATATTATTAAATGATTTTCATCATCAATAAATTATTTTTTATGTAAATTTATTTTAACTTTTAATTAATCATCATTAATTAATGTGATTAAAACACTTTATAAAAATAGGATATACTTTTATTTTTTAAGTATTTAAAATACATTAATTTTTAATATAAGGATATTGAATTACTGTTTAATCCTAAATTAATTTATATCTAGAGGTTTATAAAAAATTTATAAATTTTTATGACATCTTAAATGTTTACTTAACATAAGAAATTTTTAAGTATATAATTATATACATTATTTGGAGTAAGTAAAAAATAAGTATTTTCTATTAATGGTTTTTAAAATTTAAATACAATACTGTGATAATAAATATTATTTATTTAAATAGATATTTAAATAAAATCATAGCTTGATGTATAAAAATTTCTAAATGTTTTAAGAAATCTTTTTTAAGTGATATTAAAAATTAAGGGTTAGGGAATTTACAAAATGACAAAAATGAAAGGTCAAGTTAAATGGTTTAATGAATCAAAAGGTTTTGGTTTTATTACCCCTGTTGATGGTAGTAAGGATGTATTCGTACATTTCTCTGCTATTCAAGGTAATGGGTTTAAAACTTTAGCTGAAGGTCAACAAGTTGAGTTTGAAATTCAAGATGGTCAAAAAGGTCCATCAGCAATTAATGTAACTACTATTTAAATTAAAACATATTTTATATGTGTTATACTTAAAAACATCTTAAAGCCTCAGATCCTAGATCGGGCTTTTTGCATTTTATCTTTTTACTCAATGAATTAAGATTCTAAATATAAATTTAGTGTATTTTATTTATAATTTAAATCGTTGATTTGAATTATAAATAAAATGTGTTATACTAAGTTAATGTTAAAACAATCTCGTGTATACAGTTAAGGAGGATAGGGTTTTAGCTCACCTTTATGGAACATCATCGGAGTATTTTAATCTGCATTCAATACTTTCTAAAGATATTTCAACAATTACAAGGATATAAAGAATATGCTTGTAAATTAAAGATCTGCTTTTTTATCACTGCATGTTACAGAACAATTTTCATTTACTTTTACTATTAAGATTTTGCAAAAGAGTCATTGATTGATGGAATTTTTATTAGATCCTTCAATTTGGGCTGGTTTGCTTACATTAATTATGTTGGAAATTGTTCTGAGCATTGATAATCTAGTTTTCTTAGCTATTCTTGCAGATAAATTACCTCCAAAAGAACGCGATAAAGCTCGCTTGATTGGTTTATCCTTAGCATTAATTATGCGACTTAGCTTACTTTCCATTATTTCATGGATGGTAACTCTTACTCGTCCTTTATTTAGCATAGGATATTTTGAATTTTCTGGAAAAGATTTAATTTTATTAGTTAGTGGTTTTTTTTTATTATGCAAAGCAACTATAGAATTACACGAACGCTTAGAAAATAATACTATTGAACATCAAGCGAATAAAAATTCGCCCAGTTTTTTAGCAATGGTAATACAAATCGTTTTGATGGATGTAGTATTTTCTCTAGATGCAGTCATTACAGCAGTAGGTATGGTAAATCAGCTTCCTATAATGATGACCTCTGTTGTCATTGCTACTGCTATTATGCAATTAGCTTCTAAGCCGTTAACACGATTTATTAATGCACACCCAACCGTAGTGGTTTTATGTTTAAGTTTTTTATTAATGATCGGTTTATCTTTAATAGCAGAAGGTTTCGGTTTTTATATCCCAAAAGCTTATCTTTATGTTGCTATAGGGTTTTCTATTTTTATTGAATTGTTTAATCAAATTGCACGACGTAATTTTCTTCGTCATCAGCAACATCGTCCAATACGAGAACGTACTGCTGAAGCCATTATTCGTCTAATGGGTGGATTACAAAAAAATCAACCGGCAACAACTGAAGAAACAACAAGATTAGTAGAAACTGTACGACAACAAGAAGCTTTTAAAGATGAAGAACGTTATATGATTAATAGCGTATTAACTCTTTCTCAGCGTTCAATTAGCAGTATTATGACCCCACGTAGTAATATTTCTTGGATTGACGTTTCCTGTTCTTTAAATGAAATACGTACTAAACTACTTGATACTTCACATAGCTTATTTCCTGTATGTCGTGGTGAACTAGATAAAATTATTGGTGTAATACGAGCTAAAGAATTATTGGTAGAAATTGATAAAGGTACAGATGTTGCAAAATTTGCTTCTAATTTCCCTGCAGTTATGGTACTTGAAACTCTAGATTCTATTAATTTACTTGGTGTACTGAGGCGAGCTAAAGATAGTTTTGTTATTATAATTAATAAATTTGGTATCATTCAAGGTTTAATTACACCATTAGATGTACTTGAAGTAATTGCCGGTGAATTCTTAGATGAAAAAGAAAAAAAATCTTTTATATCTTAGGAGTAAGATATAAAAGAGGAGAATAGCTCATATATATCTTATTAATTAATTTAAATAATTTATTAAATATTATTTTTGATAATAATTTTATAATAAAATTATAGGATAAATAAATATTTTCATGTAAATTACTATAGAACTGAATACTACTATTTATTTTTTAATTTAGACATAATAGGATTTATTTTATGAAATATCTCTTCATATTCTTCTTTGAGTATACTATCTGCTACTAATCCACCACCTGCCGTACAATAAATATATTGTTTTTCTGCAATTAAAGTACGAATATTAATATTGATATCCATACGGCCACATAAACTAATATAACCGATACTACCACACCATGCATTACGGCAATGAGGTTCTAATTCTTCAATTATTTCCATGGCTCGAATTTTAGGAGCACCTGTTATAGATCCTCCAGGAAAACAAGAGCGTAATAAATCAACTGGTGAAAATTTTTTTTTTAGAAATCCACGTACTGTACTAACTAAATGATATAATGTTGGAAAAGGTTCTACTACAAATAATTCTGGGACTAAAATACTACCTGGTATTGCAACACGGCCAATATCATTCCGTAGTAAATCTACTATCATTAAATTTTCTGCACGATCTTTTATCGAATGTGCAAGTTTCCTTGCTTGATGTAGATCAGCAATCGGTTCAAAAAGGCGTGGAATTGTTCCTTTAATAGGACGACTTTCAATTTGTCGGTTTTGTAATAATAAAAATCGTTCTGGAGAAAAGCTAAGCATAGAGCTCGTAGGTAATTTTAAAAATGCACTAAATGGTGCACGATTATATTTATTTAAATACAAAAAAGCTTGCCATTCATTACCACGATAAGTTGCTTGAAAACGCTGTGCTAAATTAACTTGATAACAATCACCTGCATGTATATATTCCTGTATTATATAAAAACGTTTAGCATAATCATCAAAAGTAAGGTTAGATTCCCAATCACTAGTTAAGATAAAATCTTCACTTTTTAATATATTATTTTGAGATAATAACCATTGCCAACGATCCTGAGGACTATTTAATGATACTAATGTTAATTTTTTTAAATAATGATCAGCTATAAGAGCCCAATCATAAATTCCTATAGCCATATCTGGAGTTGTAATATCATCCTTAGCAATTTGCGGAATTTTTTCAAAGCGTCTTCCAAGATCATAACCGAATAATCCAATAGCTCCTCCTTGAAAAGGTAAATTAGAGTTAGATTTTACCTTAATTCCTAGTATATCACATTGTTGTTGTACAATAACCAGTGGATCATTCTTAGAATGAGTAACACTATTACCTTGTGTTATTACTGTAATATCTCTATATGTAGTTATTGTTGAACACGGATCTGTTGAAAAAATATCGAATCGGCTATACTGATGATTAGAATGGCCTGAAGTAAGTAGCATAGACCATGGATGATGGGCTATATTTGAAAAATAATAGAAGAGTCTATCTAAAGAATATGTTAATGATAAAGTATAAACTTTAGTGATCATAGCATATGATTTTTAAATATTAAATTATCTTTAATAATAACAATTATTACCATTGCTATCTATTTATTTATGAAATACTTAGTATATTACTTTAAATACTACATTAAATTAAATACTTTTCTCAAAAAATAATTCAAAAAAATTTATTTATTTGAAATGAATAAATTCATTATATATTTTTATATATTATCTAGGATTTATTTTTAAGGTTCTTTATTATTATGTCTATTTGTATTTTAGCTTTAGAAACATCAGCAGAAGCCTGTTCAGTTGCGTTATTCCATCAAGATCAAATTGATACCCGTTTTGAAATTGCTATACGTAATCATACACAACGTGTTTTACCACTTATTCAAGAAGTATTGCTAGCACAAAAATTACAACTAAGTTCACTTAACGCTTTAGCTTTTTGCCAGGGACCAGGTAGTTTTACTGGAGTACGTATTGGTATTGGTTTTGCACAAGGTCTAGCTCTTGGAGCAAACTTACCAATGATTGGTATTTCTTCCCTTGCTACTATGGCACAAGGTGCTTGGCGTAAAATGAAAGTTAGAAGAGTAATAGCTGCAATTAATGCGTATATGGGAGAAATTTATTGGGCTGAATATCAGAAAAATAATAATGATATATGGTTAGGTACAGAAACTGAAACAGTTCTATTACCAGAAAAAGCACAGGAACGTCTTGCTGCTTTACGCGGCAAGTGGGCTATAGTTGGTACCGGTTGGCAAATATATCCGGAGTTATTAAAATCTTCTGGTGCCAAATTAATCCATACCGATATACTATTACCTAGTGCTGAAGATATGTTACCGTTAGCCATTAATAAATGGGAACAAAAAAAAATTCATGCAGTAGAAAATATTCGGCAAACATATTTACGTAATAAAGATACATGGAAAAAGTTGCCAAGTCGATAGGCAAATATATTTATTAAAATAAATTATGATTGTATATGTTATGTGTATTAATGATTATGAATAAAAAAATAATGTTAATGAGCAAATAAATAATCAAAATACAAAATTTTAATTTAATGTTGTATATTATTATAATAAATAATTACTATATCTTCATATCCTATTCTAATTCCTATTATTTAATTAATGTTTCTTCTTCAGGTAAAGTAACATTAAGTTCAAGAATAGAAATATCATTTTCTTTATGTTCAAGTTGGACAGTTACCATATCTGGATCAATTTTAACGTATTTACAAATTACATCTAAAATATCACGTTTTAACTGTGGTAGATAATGAGGTTCACTATCATGTTTTCTTCGTTCGGCTACAATAATTTGTAGCCTTTCCTTGGCTATATTTGCTGTGTTCTTTTTACGGGACAAAAAGAAATCAAGTAATGCCATTATATTATCCCCCGAACAGGCGTTTCAAAAAACTTTTTTTCTCTTCTTCAATAAATCGGAATGGAAGTTCTTCGCCAAGTAATCGATCTACGGTATCAGCATAAGCTTTACCGGCATCTGAGTTGGTATCAAGAATTATTGGTTCACCTTGGTTAGATGCACGTAATACAGATTGATCTTCTGGAATTACACCCATTAAAGGAATACGTAGTATTTCCAATACATCTTCCATACTAAGCATATCTCCGCGGATAACTCGATTAGGATTATAACGAGTTAAAAGTAAATGTTCTTTAACTGGTTCATCTCCATTTTCTGCTCTACGAGATTTTGACGAAATAATCCCTAATATACGATCTGAATCACGTACAGAAGAAACTTCTGGATTAGTTGTAATTATTGCTTCATCAGCAAAATATATAGCCATGAGTGCACCGGTTTCAATTCCTGCTGGGGAATCACAAACGATAAAATCAAATTCCATTTCCGCTAAATCATTAAGTACTTTTTCAGCTCCGTTTCGAGTTAATGCATCCTTATCTCTAGTTTGTGATGCAGGAAGAATATATAATCGTTCAGTTCGTTTATCACGGATAAGAGCTTGGTTCAGTGTTGCATCTCTTTGAATAACATTTACAAAATCGTATACAACACGGCGTTCACATCCCATAACTAAGTCAAGATTTCTTAGTCCTATATCAAAATCAATTACTACAGTTTTTTTGCCTTTCTGTGCTAATCCTGTAGCGATAGCAGCACTTGAAGTAGTTTTGCCAACGCCTCCTTTACCTGATGTAACTACAATGATACGTGCCATGAATAATAATTTCCTTAACAAAAAAAGGGGTTAATTATTAATTGAGATTTTGTATTGTAAGTGTGCCATCTTTGAGATATAAGCGTACCGATTTACCAAAAAATTTTGTAGGAATCTGATCTATGATCCAATATTCACCAGCAATAGATATCAATTCTCCAAAAAAATTAGTACAAAAAATTTGGCAATCACGATCGCCGTTAGCTCCTGCTAAAGCACGACCACGCATTATGCCATAAATATGAATATTACCATCAGCTATTAGTTCGGCACCAGCACTAACATTATTGGTAAGTATAAGATCGGTATTACGCGCATAAATTTGTTGTCCTGAACGTATTGGAGTATGAATAATACGAGTTTTATTTATATTTTGAGGTATGGAAACTGAAGTATTATTTAAATTAAAGCTTTCTTTTCCTTCAGACAATATTGGTAAACCAGACTGATCTATCTTTTGTTTTAATAATTTATCAGTACAACCACTAATACCTACTATACGTAAACCTGTTTTATTAATAGCATGTTTCATTTTTTCCCAATTAGTATTATTATTTAATGCTGATACATTTAATACTATTGGGGCATTTTGTAAAAAAACAGGTGCTTGATTAATCTTATCTTGTAATGCTTTACGAATAATTTCAGGTTGTGAATTGTATAGGTAAAATACTAATAAGGTGAAATTACTTCCCTTACATTCAATTGGCATTTGTAACATCTGTGCTGTCTCTATACTTTTTATATTTTTTCCAAGATTTAAATATCATTAAATTGATAATAGTAGAATTTTTATAACTATACTATAGTTGTAATTTCACTAATGAAGTAAGTTCTTTATTAAAAAATATTTATTGATCTTAAATAAATTTAATAAATAAATTGAAATATTTAATTAAATATGTTTAACAAAGCTTGTTAATTATTTATTAAAGTATTTATTGAGATAGATACTTATTAAGTAATTAACATAAATCTAAAATAAGAAAATAATATAAAACTAAAAATTGCAATTTAAATAGTTTATTATAAATTAATAAATAAATTTATTAATTTATAATAAACTATCAAAATATTCTATAATAAGATTTTTAATAAAAAATTAACTTAAAAAAATAGTATTATTTTAAAGTTAAGATAAGCTATTATTATACTAATAAAGTAGTACTATAAGTTATTAAAGTTATGAATCAAGATTTTTTAATCTACATTAAAAATTGATCCATATTATATTAATATTTATTAATTTAAAATTAATAAATTCAATATAATTCATAATTATTTTTAATTTATTATAGACATTAATTTTTGATTTTTATGAGATATTAAGCATAGTCTATAAAAAATTTATATATGATATAAACTCCATTTATTTAAAGTAAATATACTGTTAATTTTTTTATTTAAATATAAATTAG includes:
- the minD gene encoding septum site-determining protein MinD — translated: MARIIVVTSGKGGVGKTTSSAAIATGLAQKGKKTVVIDFDIGLRNLDLVMGCERRVVYDFVNVIQRDATLNQALIRDKRTERLYILPASQTRDKDALTRNGAEKVLNDLAEMEFDFIVCDSPAGIETGALMAIYFADEAIITTNPEVSSVRDSDRILGIISSKSRRAENGDEPVKEHLLLTRYNPNRVIRGDMLSMEDVLEILRIPLMGVIPEDQSVLRASNQGEPIILDTNSDAGKAYADTVDRLLGEELPFRFIEEEKKSFLKRLFGG
- the minC gene encoding septum site-determining protein MinC is translated as MLQMPIECKGSNFTLLVFYLYNSQPEIIRKALQDKINQAPVFLQNAPIVLNVSALNNNTNWEKMKHAINKTGLRIVGISGCTDKLLKQKIDQSGLPILSEGKESFNLNNTSVSIPQNINKTRIIHTPIRSGQQIYARNTDLILTNNVSAGAELIADGNIHIYGIMRGRALAGANGDRDCQIFCTNFFGELISIAGEYWIIDQIPTKFFGKSVRLYLKDGTLTIQNLN
- a CDS encoding carboxy terminal-processing peptidase produces the protein MKKKILILSTITAGLLLTASFSIFSTNEIIHYNQIPQLNIRPEYPTVTKRIASYFFYSHYRKFKIDNKFSKEIFYRYLNAIDYNHNLLLTSEIAKFNSINITEKLIKGKLDIFYNLYNLVQKRRFEFYRYALSVLNCPMIFNNNDFIEINRKTSPWPKNKKEIQALWDDEIKYNEFILKITGKKDEEIQKKLFKKYKFAIHHLIQGNSEDVFQLAMTAFAHSIDPHTNYLSPDNTNQFNSHINLSLDGIGLLLHIDDNDHILIESIVPNGPAAKSKQFHIGDRIVGIGKTSNSIESIIGWRLDNVISKIRGPYGSKISIKILPVNKEMKISIITLIRQKIYLQDNAVKSNIYYIGKKKIALLRISSFYYGLTNDVKLQLQKLQRQNIINIVIDLRANGGGLLKEAISLSGLFIPNRPIVLIRNKNGLVHEENSNNSITYYKGPMIILVDHFSASASEIFAAAMQDYGRALIVGERTFGKGTVQKYQLLNRFYDRIFHYKWPTLGSVQYTTQKFYRINGSSTQCKGVRPDILMLDDLDVIENIEKYKENSLPWDRISAIKYTKIGNISPLIPKLTKLHIARIKKDPNYQYLIRYMKHIVDNIKNKPHIIFLNLEKYKKNSLNNDIKYLKSINKYYCIEWKTSLKNLSLVLKDHKKRDFYINETLKIANDMSKLETKQNKINLIF
- the pabB gene encoding aminodeoxychorismate synthase component 1; this encodes MITKVYTLSLTYSLDRLFYYFSNIAHHPWSMLLTSGHSNHQYSRFDIFSTDPCSTITTYRDITVITQGNSVTHSKNDPLVIVQQQCDILGIKVKSNSNLPFQGGAIGLFGYDLGRRFEKIPQIAKDDITTPDMAIGIYDWALIADHYLKKLTLVSLNSPQDRWQWLLSQNNILKSEDFILTSDWESNLTFDDYAKRFYIIQEYIHAGDCYQVNLAQRFQATYRGNEWQAFLYLNKYNRAPFSAFLKLPTSSMLSFSPERFLLLQNRQIESRPIKGTIPRLFEPIADLHQARKLAHSIKDRAENLMIVDLLRNDIGRVAIPGSILVPELFVVEPFPTLYHLVSTVRGFLKKKFSPVDLLRSCFPGGSITGAPKIRAMEIIEELEPHCRNAWCGSIGYISLCGRMDININIRTLIAEKQYIYCTAGGGLVADSILKEEYEEIFHKINPIMSKLKNK
- the tsaB gene encoding tRNA (adenosine(37)-N6)-threonylcarbamoyltransferase complex dimerization subunit type 1 TsaB, with amino-acid sequence MSICILALETSAEACSVALFHQDQIDTRFEIAIRNHTQRVLPLIQEVLLAQKLQLSSLNALAFCQGPGSFTGVRIGIGFAQGLALGANLPMIGISSLATMAQGAWRKMKVRRVIAAINAYMGEIYWAEYQKNNNDIWLGTETETVLLPEKAQERLAALRGKWAIVGTGWQIYPELLKSSGAKLIHTDILLPSAEDMLPLAINKWEQKKIHAVENIRQTYLRNKDTWKKLPSR
- the cspE gene encoding transcription antiterminator/RNA stability regulator CspE yields the protein MTKMKGQVKWFNESKGFGFITPVDGSKDVFVHFSAIQGNGFKTLAEGQQVEFEIQDGQKGPSAINVTTI
- the proQ gene encoding RNA chaperone ProQ, whose translation is MESISKFNNSKEIIAFLAERFPACFKAKGEAIPLKIGIFQDIIKRIQDEKQLSKTQLRLALRLYTSSWRYLYSIKSGVSRIDLDGNVCGILEEKHIKYACKQLEEAKIRFQAQRQELQKSKKTKKYFFEMHPCNSIEHKSGEHKIEKKINKENMSSCNLNLNKLSSIVRTLDSESILNNTTLQPGQNIKVKAGKKSINATVLEITKDGIRVQLSSGIAVIMRAEHLKF
- the minE gene encoding cell division topological specificity factor MinE is translated as MALLDFFLSRKKNTANIAKERLQIIVAERRKHDSEPHYLPQLKRDILDVICKYVKIDPDMVTVQLEHKENDISILELNVTLPEEETLIK